Proteins from a genomic interval of Granulicella sp. L56:
- the galU gene encoding UTP--glucose-1-phosphate uridylyltransferase GalU produces the protein MTQKTPQKIRKAVFPAAGMGTRFLPATKALPKEMLCLVDKPLIQYGIEEAVAAGCTEIIIITSRGKGIMEDHFDRSPELEAALEAKNKTALLEIARSVSKLAKITYTRQSEPLGLGHAVLQAKEIVGNEPFAVLLPDDIVDATVPCMKQMVEAFNETQCSILGSEVVEGAAISAYGCLDCTPDPKNPRLLAVKNMVEKPKPKEAPSQNAIIGRYILTPRIFEMIEGITPGAGGELQLTDAIKALLQYEKVYGFSYEGKRHDAGDKLGFLKATVELALKREDLGPAFRAWLKSFPI, from the coding sequence ATGACCCAAAAGACTCCCCAGAAGATTCGCAAAGCTGTCTTCCCAGCCGCAGGCATGGGCACTCGCTTCCTGCCTGCAACCAAGGCGCTGCCAAAAGAGATGCTCTGTCTCGTCGACAAACCGCTGATCCAGTACGGCATCGAAGAGGCTGTGGCGGCCGGCTGCACCGAGATCATCATCATTACCAGCCGCGGTAAAGGCATTATGGAGGACCACTTCGACCGCAGCCCTGAACTCGAAGCCGCGCTCGAAGCCAAGAACAAGACTGCGCTACTCGAAATCGCGCGCAGCGTCTCAAAGCTCGCCAAGATCACCTACACTCGTCAGTCGGAGCCGCTCGGCCTGGGCCATGCTGTCCTTCAGGCTAAAGAGATTGTCGGGAACGAGCCTTTCGCTGTATTGCTGCCTGACGATATCGTCGACGCCACTGTTCCCTGCATGAAGCAGATGGTCGAAGCGTTCAACGAGACGCAGTGCAGCATTCTCGGCTCCGAGGTTGTCGAAGGCGCGGCCATCTCGGCCTATGGCTGCCTCGATTGCACGCCCGATCCAAAGAATCCTCGCCTGCTCGCCGTAAAGAACATGGTCGAGAAGCCGAAGCCGAAAGAAGCGCCTTCGCAGAACGCCATCATCGGGCGCTACATTCTTACTCCGCGCATCTTCGAAATGATCGAAGGCATCACTCCCGGCGCGGGCGGCGAGCTGCAGCTCACCGATGCCATTAAGGCCCTGCTGCAATACGAAAAGGTCTACGGCTTCAGCTATGAGGGCAAGCGTCACGATGCCGGGGACAAGCTGGGCTTCCTGAAGGCCACCGTCGAGCTCGCGCTCAAGCGCGAGGACCTCGGGCCGGCGTTTCGTGCCTGGCTTAAATCTTTTCCAATCTAA
- a CDS encoding alkene reductase codes for MPSLFDPIQLGDLQLPNRIFMAPLTRLRGTFDHIPTAMMIEYYTQRASAGLIISEGTPVDPMGVGYANVPGIWSQAQVEAWKPVTAAVHHAGGRIFAQIWHVGRISDPEFLNGQLPVAPSAIAASGTVSLLRPQRAFPTPRALELDEVKGVVEAFRRGAQNAQAAGFDGVELHGANGYLLDQFLQDGSNHRTDEYGGPIENRARLMLEAADAAISVFGAGRVGMHLAPRGDSHGISDSNLTATFSYVARELGRRKIAFIAAREHVGPDSIGPQLKQIFGGTFVANEAIDQQTGQQLLDEGKADAVAFGKLFIANPDLPARFAKHAPLNRPEPNTFYAPGRHGYTDYPSL; via the coding sequence ATGCCGTCACTGTTCGACCCGATTCAACTCGGCGACCTGCAGCTTCCCAACCGCATCTTCATGGCGCCGCTTACTCGTCTCCGCGGCACGTTTGACCACATCCCCACCGCAATGATGATCGAGTACTACACCCAGCGCGCCAGCGCGGGACTCATCATCTCCGAAGGAACGCCGGTCGATCCTATGGGCGTCGGTTACGCTAACGTTCCCGGCATCTGGTCGCAGGCGCAGGTCGAGGCGTGGAAGCCCGTTACCGCCGCCGTCCATCATGCCGGAGGTCGCATCTTCGCGCAGATCTGGCACGTCGGCCGCATCTCCGATCCCGAATTTCTCAATGGACAGCTTCCCGTCGCACCCAGCGCCATAGCGGCATCGGGGACTGTCAGCCTGCTTCGTCCGCAGCGCGCCTTCCCTACTCCGCGAGCGCTCGAGCTCGACGAGGTCAAGGGCGTGGTCGAAGCCTTCCGCCGTGGCGCGCAGAACGCACAGGCTGCCGGATTCGACGGCGTCGAGCTGCATGGAGCCAATGGCTATCTGCTCGACCAGTTTCTTCAGGACGGCTCTAACCACCGCACCGACGAGTATGGCGGCCCCATTGAAAACCGCGCCCGGCTGATGCTCGAAGCTGCCGATGCCGCCATCTCCGTCTTCGGCGCTGGGCGGGTCGGAATGCATCTCGCGCCGCGCGGCGATTCTCACGGCATCTCCGACTCCAACTTAACCGCGACCTTCAGTTACGTCGCCCGCGAGCTGGGCCGACGCAAGATCGCCTTTATCGCTGCGCGCGAGCACGTCGGCCCTGACAGCATCGGGCCCCAGCTCAAGCAGATATTCGGCGGCACCTTCGTCGCAAATGAAGCCATCGACCAGCAGACGGGGCAACAGCTTCTCGACGAAGGAAAGGCAGATGCCGTGGCCTTTGGCAAGCTTTTCATCGCAAACCCTGACCTGCCTGCCCGTTTCGCGAAACACGCGCCGCTTAATCGGCCTGAGCCAAATACCTTCTATGCTCCCGGGCGTCATGGTTATACGGACTACCCTTCTCTGTAG
- a CDS encoding bacterioferritin, which yields MPTEKTAKASVTRKKLIDALNEDLAREYQAIIAYVNYSQVLKGAQYMNIAAELAVHAGEELAHAITIANQIDYLGGMPSVTPKPVKTSEKATDMLHFDLDNENETIRQYRRRVKQCDELGEFATAEHIRDILLQEQDHQISLATALGIDVPDVGIAD from the coding sequence ATGCCAACCGAAAAAACTGCCAAAGCTTCCGTCACCCGCAAAAAACTCATCGATGCCCTCAACGAAGACCTCGCCCGCGAATATCAGGCCATCATTGCGTACGTCAATTATTCCCAGGTCCTCAAGGGCGCGCAGTATATGAACATCGCCGCTGAACTGGCCGTGCACGCCGGTGAAGAGCTGGCCCACGCCATCACCATCGCCAACCAGATCGACTACCTCGGCGGAATGCCCAGCGTTACCCCCAAGCCGGTCAAGACCTCCGAGAAGGCCACGGACATGCTTCACTTCGATCTGGATAATGAGAACGAGACGATCCGCCAGTATCGCCGCCGCGTCAAGCAGTGCGACGAGCTTGGCGAGTTCGCCACGGCGGAGCATATCCGCGACATCCTTCTGCAGGAGCAGGACCACCAGATCTCTCTCGCTACCGCCCTCGGTATCGATGTTCCCGATGTAGGCATCGCAGACTAA
- a CDS encoding LacI family DNA-binding transcriptional regulator produces the protein MANLGQSTKKKRTTTKKTPERMDIRTIARLANVSIATVSRTINRVPTVNAKIAKRVWEVIEELDYFPNTQARALVSGRSWILGLIVSEITNPFFPELIQGFEDIAVEHGYEILVSSTNHDPKRMSHCIRRMLERKVDGVAVMTFGIEAPLLDQLAQRKVPLVFVDVGPDGPGINVLKVDYHHGIRQGVQHLAALGHRNIAFLRGPVGLHSAQSRLDAFLESLRECGIAPNPAWILQGDHTLEGGMAAMQQLLAEKNMPTAVMCSNDMTAIGVLHTMYRAGLRVPDDLSVIGFDNIHIAEVTIPPLTTVQMSRFDLAKAAVTALRACAEGTEKSVQKHEYNIQTDLVVRESTGFPRGTMKDLRKKSPPKKK, from the coding sequence ATGGCCAACCTTGGACAGAGCACGAAGAAGAAGCGCACGACGACGAAGAAGACCCCGGAGCGTATGGATATTCGCACCATTGCGCGTCTGGCGAACGTTTCGATTGCAACTGTTTCGCGCACGATCAACCGCGTACCGACGGTGAACGCAAAGATCGCCAAGCGCGTGTGGGAGGTCATCGAAGAGCTTGACTACTTTCCCAACACGCAGGCGAGAGCCCTTGTATCCGGGCGCAGTTGGATCCTGGGCCTGATCGTCTCCGAAATCACCAACCCATTCTTCCCTGAGCTGATTCAGGGCTTTGAGGACATCGCCGTCGAGCATGGGTACGAGATACTGGTAAGCTCGACCAACCACGATCCCAAGCGCATGTCGCACTGCATCCGCCGCATGTTGGAGCGCAAGGTGGACGGTGTCGCGGTCATGACCTTCGGCATCGAGGCGCCACTGCTGGACCAGTTGGCCCAGCGCAAGGTGCCGTTGGTCTTTGTCGATGTAGGGCCGGATGGTCCCGGCATTAACGTGCTGAAGGTGGATTATCACCACGGCATACGCCAGGGCGTGCAACACCTCGCGGCACTGGGACATAGAAATATCGCCTTCCTGCGTGGCCCCGTGGGCCTCCATTCGGCTCAGTCCCGCCTCGACGCATTTTTGGAATCGCTGCGCGAGTGCGGCATCGCACCTAACCCGGCGTGGATTCTGCAGGGTGACCATACTTTGGAAGGTGGCATGGCGGCCATGCAGCAACTGCTGGCAGAAAAAAACATGCCGACCGCGGTGATGTGCTCGAACGATATGACCGCCATCGGCGTGCTGCACACGATGTACCGTGCCGGGTTGCGGGTGCCGGACGATCTCTCGGTCATCGGCTTCGACAACATTCACATCGCCGAGGTGACCATCCCTCCGCTGACGACGGTCCAGATGTCGCGCTTCGATCTGGCAAAGGCAGCGGTGACCGCATTGCGGGCCTGTGCGGAAGGGACGGAGAAATCCGTGCAGAAGCACGAGTACAACATTCAGACCGACCTTGTGGTGCGCGAATCGACTGGCTTTCCGCGAGGAACGATGAAGGACCTTCGCAAAAAGTCGCCGCCGAAAAAGAAATAG